A part of Haloarchaeobius sp. HME9146 genomic DNA contains:
- a CDS encoding cysteine hydrolase family protein, giving the protein MEFDPDSTAVVVVDMQNGFCKPDGALYAPGSEAAIEPVASLVDRAHDAGVRVVFTRDVHPPEQFDENHYYDEFERWGEHVLEDSWEAELVEELTVGEHDHVVEKHTYDAFHETELDGWLSARGIDDLLVCGTLANVCVLHTAGSAGLRDYRPVLVEDCIGAIEDGHKEYALEHADWLFGEVVQRSEIAFAD; this is encoded by the coding sequence ATGGAGTTCGACCCTGACAGCACCGCGGTCGTGGTGGTAGACATGCAGAACGGCTTCTGCAAACCCGATGGCGCGCTCTACGCGCCGGGGAGCGAGGCCGCCATCGAGCCGGTCGCGTCGCTCGTCGACCGGGCCCACGACGCCGGCGTCCGCGTCGTCTTCACCCGGGACGTCCACCCGCCGGAGCAGTTCGACGAGAACCACTACTACGACGAGTTCGAGCGCTGGGGCGAGCACGTCCTCGAAGACTCCTGGGAGGCCGAGCTGGTCGAGGAGCTCACCGTCGGCGAACACGACCACGTCGTCGAGAAGCACACGTACGACGCCTTCCACGAGACCGAACTGGACGGCTGGCTCTCCGCGCGCGGCATCGACGACCTGCTCGTCTGTGGGACGCTCGCGAACGTCTGCGTCCTCCACACCGCCGGGAGCGCCGGGCTCCGGGACTACAGGCCCGTGCTCGTGGAGGACTGCATCGGCGCTATCGAAGACGGCCACAAGGAGTACGCGCTAGAGCACGCCGACTGGCTGTTCGGCGAAGTCGTCCAGCGTTCGGAGATAGCGTTCGCTGACTAA
- a CDS encoding lipoate--protein ligase family protein has product MRVVRGRVGSVSADRDATRELLDEVGDSGEPVVRVWAPHRQVAFGRRDAREDGFEGAAAAAHDHGFEPVERSVGGRAVAYDGETTLAFARITPHEDMRLGMDERYESLTTDVLRALRELGVDATRGEPADSFCPGQHSLQADGKLVGIAQRVTKGAAITSGICLVANHDELAAVLEDVYQALGVPFDPASVGSVAKAGGPADPDVVRETLEAALVGDAETTVERLRS; this is encoded by the coding sequence ATGCGCGTGGTCAGAGGGCGAGTAGGCTCGGTGTCGGCGGACAGGGACGCGACGCGCGAGTTACTGGACGAAGTAGGGGACTCCGGAGAGCCGGTCGTCCGGGTCTGGGCCCCACACCGCCAGGTCGCCTTCGGCCGAAGAGACGCCCGCGAGGACGGATTCGAGGGGGCGGCGGCCGCCGCACACGACCACGGCTTCGAGCCGGTCGAGCGCAGCGTCGGCGGCCGCGCCGTGGCCTACGACGGCGAGACCACGCTGGCGTTCGCCCGCATCACCCCGCACGAGGACATGCGACTGGGGATGGACGAGCGCTACGAGTCGCTGACGACCGACGTGTTGCGCGCCCTGCGCGAACTGGGCGTCGACGCCACCAGGGGCGAACCCGCGGACTCCTTCTGCCCCGGACAGCACTCGCTGCAGGCCGACGGGAAACTCGTCGGTATCGCCCAGCGCGTGACCAAGGGCGCGGCCATCACGTCGGGTATCTGCCTGGTGGCGAATCACGACGAACTGGCGGCCGTGCTCGAGGACGTGTACCAGGCACTCGGCGTGCCCTTCGACCCCGCTTCGGTCGGGAGCGTCGCGAAGGCCGGCGGACCAGCCGACCCCGATGTGGTCCGGGAGACGCTGGAGGCTGCACTCGTCGGTGACGCCGAGACGACCGTGGAACGTCTTCGGTCGTGA
- a CDS encoding Hvo_1808 family surface protein: MRRGLLVFALVLVLVLAGCSALDFGDDTVTEPDSNRPDPASDRLGWEDGYWWNDSVAVDGSDGLTQAEVEVVKARMMARIEHLRGYEFTRDVSVRVISRETYRDQRGGGGSGEAAPWREQFWEALFVVGEDTGVQAAFDRLYGSTVLGYYTSDKIVLVSDDPNDLRVSRATLAHELEHALQDQHLGLGYRTDTRDGRLAAQAVIEGDANYVEARYEEACKSGEWSCITVAGQSGGGSRSADYNVGLSVATFVPYGEGPVFVSELYERGGWDAVDGAFENHPASTEQVIHSAKYPDETPVAVSIPDRATGGWERLETEDGEDRAETVGEANVYTMLWYARVVPREHLTSRNGSVSRYTYDHPLSTGWAGDRLVFYENGDQQAYVWQSTWDSEADATEFRQAYEDVLAANDATARGNGVYAIESGAFEDAFRVVQRGDTVVVVNAPTVDALDAVHRVRSGSNTSVRQDVRSAGLATA; the protein is encoded by the coding sequence ATGCGACGTGGGCTGCTCGTCTTCGCGCTGGTGCTCGTCTTGGTACTCGCCGGGTGTTCGGCGCTCGATTTCGGCGATGACACGGTCACCGAGCCCGACTCGAACCGGCCGGACCCGGCCAGCGACCGCCTTGGCTGGGAGGACGGCTACTGGTGGAACGACTCGGTCGCCGTCGACGGGAGTGACGGGCTGACCCAGGCAGAGGTCGAGGTGGTCAAAGCCCGGATGATGGCGCGCATCGAACACCTCCGCGGGTACGAGTTCACCAGGGATGTGTCGGTCCGCGTCATCTCTCGCGAGACCTACCGCGACCAGCGCGGCGGTGGCGGCAGCGGCGAGGCGGCACCCTGGCGCGAACAGTTCTGGGAGGCGCTGTTCGTCGTCGGCGAAGACACCGGTGTCCAGGCGGCGTTCGACCGGCTGTACGGCTCGACCGTCCTCGGGTACTACACCAGCGACAAGATCGTGCTCGTGAGCGACGACCCGAACGACCTCCGGGTCTCCCGGGCGACGCTCGCCCACGAACTCGAACATGCGCTGCAGGACCAGCACCTCGGGCTGGGCTACCGAACCGACACTCGTGACGGCCGACTCGCCGCGCAGGCCGTCATCGAGGGGGACGCGAACTACGTCGAGGCCCGGTACGAGGAGGCCTGCAAATCCGGCGAATGGAGCTGTATCACGGTCGCCGGCCAGTCCGGCGGTGGGAGCAGGTCCGCGGACTACAACGTCGGGCTCTCGGTCGCCACGTTCGTCCCCTACGGCGAAGGGCCGGTGTTCGTCTCGGAGCTGTACGAACGCGGTGGCTGGGACGCCGTCGACGGTGCCTTCGAGAACCATCCGGCCAGCACCGAGCAGGTCATCCACTCCGCGAAGTATCCCGACGAGACGCCTGTCGCCGTCTCGATACCCGACCGCGCGACCGGTGGCTGGGAGCGACTGGAGACCGAGGACGGCGAGGACCGCGCCGAGACCGTCGGCGAGGCGAACGTGTACACGATGCTGTGGTACGCCCGCGTCGTCCCTCGCGAGCACCTGACGAGCCGGAACGGGTCGGTCTCGCGCTACACCTACGACCACCCGCTCTCGACGGGCTGGGCCGGTGACAGGCTGGTGTTCTACGAGAACGGCGACCAGCAGGCGTACGTCTGGCAGTCGACGTGGGATAGCGAGGCCGACGCGACCGAGTTCCGGCAGGCCTACGAGGACGTGCTCGCGGCCAACGACGCGACGGCCCGCGGAAACGGTGTGTACGCCATCGAGTCGGGCGCGTTCGAGGACGCCTTCCGGGTCGTCCAGCGGGGCGACACCGTGGTCGTGGTCAACGCGCCGACGGTCGACGCATTGGATGCGGTCCACCGGGTGCGGTCGGGGTCGAACACGTCGGTACGGCAGGACGTGCGGTCGGCCGGACTCGCGACCGCGTAG